From one Streptomyces sp. N50 genomic stretch:
- a CDS encoding SMI1/KNR4 family protein has product MTENEQQLLTQVAAEARNTRPLGWTSLPAPVDEATVTRAEVALGFRLPPLLAALYSRIGDGGFGPEYGLLPLLDNPQADNPQTGEPAAVTQYLANRASGHKDPDWPWPEGVLPISHWGCAMYACVDCRTPQATVLLYEPNADEADHAWYVDAPSLADWLRAWLDGTGWYEDYEGAPEPTPWTDFRIRTTAQAS; this is encoded by the coding sequence ATGACCGAGAACGAGCAGCAACTGCTGACCCAGGTGGCCGCCGAGGCACGCAACACCCGCCCGCTGGGCTGGACTTCACTCCCCGCCCCCGTGGACGAGGCCACGGTGACCCGCGCCGAGGTCGCCCTGGGTTTCCGCCTGCCCCCGCTGCTCGCGGCGCTCTACTCGCGCATAGGAGACGGCGGATTCGGCCCGGAGTACGGCCTGTTGCCCCTCCTCGACAACCCGCAGGCCGACAACCCGCAGACCGGCGAGCCCGCCGCCGTCACGCAGTACCTCGCCAACCGCGCGAGCGGACACAAGGACCCCGACTGGCCCTGGCCCGAGGGCGTCCTGCCGATATCGCACTGGGGCTGCGCGATGTACGCGTGCGTGGACTGCCGAACCCCACAGGCCACAGTCCTCCTCTACGAGCCGAACGCCGACGAGGCCGACCACGCGTGGTACGTCGACGCGCCCAGCCTGGCCGACTGGCTGCGCGCCTGGCTCGACGGCACGGGCTGGTACGAGGACTACGAAGGCGCTCCCGAACCGACCCCGTGGACCGACTTCCGCATACGCACGACAGCACAGGCCTCCTGA
- a CDS encoding GlsB/YeaQ/YmgE family stress response membrane protein, giving the protein MGIISWIILGLLAGAIAKFLLPGRDPGGFIGTTIIGVAGAFIGGWISARWLDHPVAKNFYDGATWASAIGGALVLLIAYRILFGNSRN; this is encoded by the coding sequence ATGGGCATCATCAGCTGGATCATCCTGGGACTGTTGGCCGGAGCCATCGCCAAATTCCTGCTGCCGGGCCGCGACCCGGGCGGCTTCATCGGCACGACCATCATCGGTGTCGCGGGCGCGTTCATCGGCGGCTGGATCTCGGCCCGCTGGCTGGACCACCCGGTCGCGAAGAACTTTTACGACGGCGCCACTTGGGCCTCGGCGATAGGCGGCGCGCTCGTCCTCCTGATCGCCTACCGCATCCTGTTCGGCAACTCGCGCAACTAG
- a CDS encoding YajQ family cyclic di-GMP-binding protein, producing MADSSFDIVSKVERQEVDNALNQAAKEISQRYDFKGVGASIAWSAEKILMEANSEERVKAILDVFQSKLIKRGISLKALDAGEPQLSGKEYKIFASIEEGISQDNAKKVAKIIRDEGPKGVKAQVQGDELRVSSKSRDDLQAVQALLKGKDFDFALQFVNYR from the coding sequence ATGGCCGACTCCAGTTTCGACATCGTCTCGAAGGTCGAGCGGCAGGAGGTCGACAACGCCCTCAACCAGGCCGCCAAGGAGATCTCCCAGCGCTACGACTTCAAGGGCGTGGGTGCCTCGATCGCATGGTCCGCCGAGAAGATCCTCATGGAGGCGAACTCCGAGGAGCGGGTCAAGGCGATCCTCGACGTCTTCCAGTCCAAGCTGATCAAGCGCGGCATCTCGCTGAAGGCGCTGGACGCTGGTGAGCCGCAGCTCTCCGGCAAGGAGTACAAGATCTTCGCGTCGATCGAGGAGGGCATCTCCCAGGACAACGCGAAGAAGGTGGCGAAGATCATTCGCGACGAGGGTCCCAAGGGCGTGAAGGCCCAGGTCCAGGGCGACGAACTGCGGGTCAGCTCCAAGAGCCGCGACGACCTCCAGGCCGTGCAGGCCCTGCTCAAGGGCAAGGACTTCGACTTCGCGCTGCAGTTCGTGAACTACCGGTAG
- a CDS encoding polysaccharide lyase family 7 protein, which translates to MRMRTLLTSLATVVAVTGGLALTAPAASGSTGAAGVVASPLADPSVAPGGNFDLGVWQLQEPIGSPGSPTTISSSRLQGANGFQDSYFYTDTRDGAMTFWAPEKGVTTPNSNYARSELREMNRSGSAADWSLSGTHTMKATLRVVSVTSNVCVGQIHLGTGGTSTKPLLELYYRSSGDIVLGTENSPSGGQTLHTVGNVSVGKTWSYTIGVSGGNTINLTVNGSTTHYAIPSSFNAYKQYFKAGSYNQSSSDSTTKGARVAFYGLTVAHS; encoded by the coding sequence ATGCGCATGCGTACGCTGCTCACCTCCCTGGCCACCGTCGTCGCCGTCACCGGCGGCCTCGCCCTCACGGCCCCCGCCGCGTCGGGCAGTACCGGCGCCGCCGGCGTCGTCGCCTCACCCCTGGCGGACCCCTCCGTCGCGCCCGGCGGGAACTTCGACCTGGGGGTGTGGCAGCTCCAGGAGCCGATCGGGTCCCCCGGCTCGCCCACGACGATCTCGTCGTCCCGGCTCCAGGGGGCCAACGGCTTCCAGGACTCGTACTTCTACACGGACACCCGCGACGGAGCGATGACCTTCTGGGCGCCGGAGAAGGGCGTCACCACCCCCAACTCGAACTACGCCCGCTCCGAACTGCGCGAGATGAACCGCAGCGGCAGCGCCGCCGACTGGTCGCTCAGCGGCACCCACACGATGAAGGCGACGCTCCGGGTCGTCTCCGTCACGTCGAACGTCTGCGTCGGCCAGATCCACCTCGGCACCGGCGGCACGTCCACCAAGCCGCTGCTGGAGCTGTACTACCGCTCCAGCGGCGACATCGTCCTCGGCACGGAGAACTCACCCTCCGGCGGCCAGACCCTGCACACCGTGGGCAACGTGTCCGTCGGCAAGACGTGGAGCTACACGATCGGCGTCTCGGGCGGGAACACCATCAACCTGACGGTCAACGGGAGCACCACGCACTACGCCATCCCGTCGTCCTTCAACGCCTACAAGCAGTACTTCAAGGCCGGTTCGTACAACCAGTCGTCCTCCGACAGCACCACCAAGGGCGCCCGCGTCGCCTTCTACGGCCTCACCGTCGCCCACAGCTGA
- a CDS encoding NAD(P)H-binding protein codes for MRIVIAGGHGQIALRLEHLLAARGEEVAGIIRNAEQSDDLRAAGAEPLLLDLESASVEEVAERLRGADAAVFAAGAGPGSGTARKDTVDRGSAVLFADAAVLAGVRRHVVVSSMGADPTHSGDGVFDVYLRAKGEADAYVRGLDALDWTILRPGSLTNDAGTGLVRLEAHTGRGAIPRDDVAAVLAELVETPATAGLTLELISGSAPVSVAVKSVAGN; via the coding sequence ATGCGCATTGTCATCGCTGGAGGTCATGGTCAGATCGCGCTGCGGCTGGAGCACCTGCTCGCCGCGCGCGGTGAAGAGGTCGCGGGCATCATCCGCAACGCCGAACAGAGCGACGATCTACGGGCGGCCGGCGCCGAACCGCTGCTGCTGGACCTGGAGTCGGCCTCGGTAGAGGAGGTCGCGGAGCGGCTGCGGGGCGCGGACGCGGCGGTCTTCGCGGCGGGCGCGGGCCCGGGCAGCGGCACGGCCCGCAAGGACACCGTGGACCGGGGTTCGGCGGTGCTGTTCGCCGACGCGGCGGTCCTGGCGGGCGTACGGCGCCATGTCGTCGTGTCCTCGATGGGCGCGGATCCGACGCACTCCGGGGACGGTGTCTTCGACGTGTATCTGCGGGCCAAGGGCGAGGCCGACGCGTATGTACGCGGCCTGGACGCCCTCGACTGGACGATCCTGCGCCCCGGTTCGCTCACGAACGACGCCGGCACCGGGCTGGTCCGGCTGGAGGCGCACACCGGTCGCGGCGCGATTCCCCGGGACGATGTGGCCGCCGTACTCGCGGAGTTGGTGGAGACACCGGCGACGGCCGGGCTGACTCTGGAGCTGATCAGTGGGTCCGCGCCGGTGTCGGTGGCGGTGAAGTCGGTGGCCGGGAACTGA
- a CDS encoding amidohydrolase family protein, translating to MPDSQPQPSHSSSGPSGSSGSSGPADPAALLLCGARLTDGRTVDVRLGGGRIEAVGTAGSLATDATRACGARVDLSGYLLLPAPAEPHTHSDTALSAENGGPVSYDPEDVQRRATEAALLQLGHGATAQRAHVRVGDVQGLSALAAVLRARRALRGLAELTAVAMPRLLTGVAGADGLAMLRDALKMGASVVGGCPDLDPDPTGYVEAVLEVASEHGCPVDLHTDAADPTRLARLAAVAGGMRPGVTLGPCGGLGRLPADTVTRIADQLAAAGVTVVCLPQGGCGGVDRRGTAPVRLLRTAGVQVAAGSGALRDVSNPVGRGDPLEAAYLLASRHGMRPEDAYDTVSSSARAALGLPEVRVEAGFPAELLAVRGDRLAGALSLAYSRIVVHRGRVVARTSAVREYCNTAAGSELGLPRQGRGELS from the coding sequence ATGCCCGACAGTCAGCCCCAGCCGTCCCACTCCTCGTCCGGCCCGTCGGGTTCCTCAGGCTCGTCGGGACCGGCCGACCCGGCCGCGCTCCTGCTGTGCGGGGCCCGGCTGACCGACGGCAGGACCGTGGACGTACGGCTGGGCGGCGGGCGCATCGAGGCGGTCGGCACGGCGGGCAGCCTGGCGACGGACGCCACGCGCGCGTGCGGCGCGCGCGTGGATCTCAGCGGCTATCTCCTCCTCCCGGCCCCGGCCGAGCCGCACACGCACAGTGACACCGCCCTGTCGGCCGAGAACGGCGGACCGGTCTCCTACGACCCCGAGGACGTCCAGCGCCGCGCCACGGAGGCCGCGCTGCTGCAACTCGGCCACGGGGCTACGGCGCAGCGGGCACACGTGCGCGTGGGGGACGTTCAGGGGCTGAGCGCGCTGGCCGCCGTCCTGCGGGCGCGGCGGGCGCTGCGGGGGCTGGCGGAGCTGACGGCGGTGGCGATGCCCCGGCTGCTGACCGGGGTGGCGGGGGCGGACGGGCTCGCGATGCTGCGGGACGCATTGAAAATGGGTGCCTCCGTAGTGGGCGGTTGTCCAGATCTGGACCCCGATCCGACGGGGTACGTGGAGGCGGTCCTGGAGGTCGCGTCCGAGCACGGCTGCCCGGTCGACCTGCACACGGACGCCGCCGACCCGACCCGCCTGGCCCGGCTGGCGGCCGTCGCAGGCGGGATGCGCCCCGGGGTGACACTGGGCCCGTGCGGCGGCCTGGGGCGGCTTCCTGCGGACACGGTCACGCGGATCGCGGACCAACTGGCCGCGGCCGGCGTGACGGTGGTCTGCCTGCCGCAGGGCGGCTGCGGCGGCGTCGACCGCCGGGGCACGGCTCCCGTACGGCTGCTGCGCACGGCCGGCGTCCAGGTGGCGGCGGGCAGCGGCGCCCTGCGGGACGTGTCCAACCCGGTGGGCCGCGGGGACCCCCTGGAGGCGGCCTATCTGCTGGCCTCCCGGCACGGGATGCGGCCCGAGGACGCCTACGACACGGTGAGTTCGTCGGCACGCGCGGCACTCGGCCTGCCCGAGGTCCGCGTCGAGGCCGGATTTCCGGCCGAACTGCTCGCGGTGCGCGGCGACCGGCTCGCGGGCGCGCTGTCGCTGGCGTACAGCCGGATCGTGGTGCACCGGGGGCGCGTGGTGGCACGGACAAGCGCGGTGCGGGAGTACTGCAACACGGCGGCGGGCTCGGAGTTGGGGCTGCCCCGGCAGGGGCGGGGCGAGTTGTCGTGA
- the rpmG gene encoding 50S ribosomal protein L33 produces the protein MAATDVRPKITLACVECKERNYITKKNRRNNPDRLEMKKHCPRCNAHTAHRETR, from the coding sequence GTGGCTGCCACCGACGTCCGCCCGAAGATCACGCTGGCCTGCGTGGAGTGCAAGGAGCGGAACTACATCACCAAGAAGAACCGGCGTAACAACCCGGACCGACTGGAGATGAAGAAGCACTGCCCGCGTTGCAATGCGCACACCGCGCACCGCGAAACGCGATAA
- a CDS encoding MaoC family dehydratase N-terminal domain-containing protein: MALDQSFVGRTYPPTDPYEVGREKIREFAEAVGDANPAYTDPEAAKALGHPDVIAPPTFVFSITFKAAGQVVQDPQLGLDYSRVVHGDQKFVYVRPVRVGDRLTVTSTIEAIKSMAGNDILDIRGEVHDEAGEHVVTAWTKLVARAAEEN; this comes from the coding sequence ATGGCGCTCGACCAGTCCTTCGTGGGGCGGACCTACCCGCCCACCGACCCGTACGAGGTGGGCCGGGAGAAGATCCGTGAGTTCGCGGAGGCGGTGGGCGACGCCAACCCGGCGTACACGGACCCGGAGGCCGCCAAGGCGCTCGGTCACCCCGATGTGATCGCCCCGCCGACCTTCGTCTTCTCCATCACGTTCAAGGCCGCCGGACAGGTCGTCCAGGACCCGCAGCTCGGCCTCGACTACAGCCGCGTCGTGCACGGCGACCAGAAGTTCGTCTACGTCCGCCCCGTGCGCGTCGGCGACCGGCTCACGGTCACCTCCACGATCGAGGCGATCAAGTCGATGGCGGGCAACGACATCCTGGACATCCGCGGCGAGGTCCACGACGAGGCCGGCGAGCACGTCGTGACCGCCTGGACCAAGCTCGTGGCCCGCGCGGCGGAGGAGAACTGA
- a CDS encoding MaoC family dehydratase, with protein MTAKIAYDDVEVGTELPAQTFPVTRAALVQYAGASGDFNPIHWNEKFAKEVGLPDVIAHGMFTMAEAIRVVTDWTGDPGAVAEYGVRFTKPVVVPNDEQGATVEVSAKVAAKLDDNTVRVDLVAMSAGQKVLGMSRAVVRLA; from the coding sequence ATGACGGCGAAGATCGCGTACGACGACGTCGAGGTCGGCACCGAACTGCCGGCCCAGACCTTCCCCGTGACCCGCGCCGCCCTCGTCCAGTACGCGGGCGCCTCCGGGGACTTCAACCCGATCCACTGGAACGAGAAGTTCGCCAAGGAGGTCGGGCTCCCGGACGTCATCGCGCACGGCATGTTCACCATGGCCGAGGCGATCCGCGTGGTCACCGACTGGACCGGTGACCCGGGTGCGGTCGCCGAGTACGGCGTCCGCTTCACCAAGCCCGTCGTCGTCCCGAACGACGAGCAGGGCGCGACCGTCGAGGTCAGCGCCAAGGTCGCCGCCAAGCTCGACGACAACACGGTCCGCGTGGACCTGGTGGCGATGAGCGCCGGGCAGAAGGTGCTCGGGATGTCACGGGCGGTCGTACGACTGGCCTGA
- a CDS encoding helix-turn-helix domain-containing protein, with product MVRMSAEERRESVVRAAIAEFAQRGYYGTSTEAIAKRVGVSQPYLFRLFPGKKAMFAAAALRCVEDVCRVMEESSKGLEGEEALHAMANGYVQLITEHPEKLQMQMQTYITVAAAEAEGDHEFGEAVRKGWMRLWDVVHVPLGADVDQTTTFLAYGMLINTLAAMGFPPEHRVWEGLYPSARITGRLEK from the coding sequence ATGGTCAGGATGAGCGCAGAAGAGAGGCGCGAGAGCGTCGTCCGCGCGGCGATCGCCGAGTTCGCGCAGCGGGGGTACTACGGCACCTCCACGGAGGCGATCGCCAAGCGGGTCGGTGTCTCGCAGCCGTATCTCTTCCGGCTCTTCCCGGGCAAGAAGGCGATGTTCGCGGCGGCTGCCCTCAGGTGTGTCGAGGACGTGTGCCGGGTCATGGAGGAGTCGTCCAAGGGGCTGGAGGGCGAAGAGGCCCTGCATGCCATGGCCAACGGCTATGTGCAGCTCATCACGGAGCACCCGGAGAAGCTCCAGATGCAGATGCAGACGTACATCACGGTGGCCGCCGCCGAGGCGGAGGGTGACCACGAGTTCGGCGAGGCCGTACGGAAGGGCTGGATGCGGCTCTGGGACGTCGTGCATGTGCCCCTGGGGGCGGATGTCGACCAGACCACGACCTTCCTGGCGTACGGAATGCTGATCAACACCCTTGCGGCCATGGGTTTTCCACCCGAGCACCGGGTCTGGGAAGGGCTGTATCCGTCGGCGCGGATCACTGGCCGGCTGGAGAAGTAG
- a CDS encoding DHA2 family efflux MFS transporter permease subunit, translated as MSQPTARRGGMVWALVITSVAGFMAALDNLVVTTALPSIRKDLGGALGDLEWTVSAYTLTFAVLLMFGAALGDRFGRRRLFLIGITIFTGASAAAAMAPGINSLIAARAVQGVGAAIMMPLTLTLLTAAVPVAKRGMAYGIWGAVNGLAVASGPLIGGSLTEHISWHWIFWLNVPLGLALIPLARLRLSESHGSGAPLDFPGTLLASGGLFGIVYGLVRGPADGWTSSLVLTGLFAGGALFAGFIIYSVNAKNPMLPMRLFRSRAFSGINAASLLMFLGMFGSIFLLSQYMQGVLGYSPTEAGLRMLPWTGMPMLVAPIAGILSDRIGGRPVVAAGLFLQAAGLGYMSYVVTTDVSYGAQLPGLILSGIGMALFFAPASNLVMSSVRPQEQGIASGANNALREVGGALGIAVMASIFSAQGGYQTAQTFVDGLKPALVTGAAVVALAGVATLFIPTRRRAAQLAAVASSESDESAGSADFDSVLENAGR; from the coding sequence ATGTCACAGCCAACCGCACGGCGCGGGGGAATGGTCTGGGCCCTCGTCATCACCAGCGTCGCCGGATTCATGGCGGCCCTGGACAACCTCGTCGTCACCACCGCCCTGCCGTCCATCCGCAAGGACCTCGGCGGCGCGCTGGGCGACCTGGAATGGACCGTGAGCGCCTACACGCTCACCTTCGCCGTCCTGCTGATGTTCGGCGCGGCGCTCGGCGACCGGTTCGGCCGCCGCCGGCTCTTCCTCATCGGCATCACCATCTTCACCGGCGCCTCCGCCGCCGCGGCCATGGCACCCGGGATCAACTCCCTGATCGCGGCCCGCGCGGTCCAGGGCGTCGGCGCGGCGATCATGATGCCGCTGACACTGACCCTGCTGACGGCGGCCGTGCCCGTCGCCAAGCGCGGGATGGCGTACGGGATATGGGGCGCGGTGAACGGACTCGCCGTCGCCTCAGGACCCCTCATCGGGGGCAGCCTCACCGAGCACATCTCCTGGCACTGGATCTTCTGGCTGAACGTTCCGCTCGGCCTGGCCCTGATCCCGCTCGCCCGCCTGCGCCTCTCCGAGTCCCACGGCTCCGGCGCCCCGCTCGACTTCCCCGGCACCCTGCTCGCCAGCGGCGGCCTCTTCGGGATCGTCTACGGCCTGGTCCGCGGGCCCGCCGACGGCTGGACCAGCTCGCTCGTCCTCACCGGGCTGTTCGCCGGGGGCGCCCTGTTCGCCGGCTTCATCATCTACAGCGTCAACGCCAAGAACCCCATGCTCCCGATGCGGCTGTTCCGCTCCCGCGCCTTCTCCGGGATCAACGCGGCGAGCCTGCTGATGTTCCTCGGGATGTTCGGGTCGATCTTCCTGCTCAGCCAGTACATGCAGGGCGTCCTCGGCTACTCGCCCACCGAGGCGGGCCTGCGGATGCTCCCCTGGACCGGCATGCCGATGCTCGTCGCCCCCATCGCCGGCATCCTCTCCGACCGCATCGGCGGCCGCCCGGTCGTCGCAGCGGGCCTCTTCCTCCAGGCGGCCGGTCTCGGCTACATGTCCTACGTGGTCACCACCGACGTCTCCTACGGCGCCCAGCTGCCCGGCCTGATCCTCAGCGGCATCGGCATGGCCCTGTTCTTCGCACCGGCCTCCAACCTGGTCATGTCCAGCGTCCGCCCCCAGGAGCAGGGCATCGCCTCCGGCGCCAACAACGCGCTCCGCGAGGTGGGCGGCGCCCTCGGCATCGCGGTCATGGCGTCGATCTTCTCGGCCCAGGGCGGCTACCAGACCGCACAGACCTTCGTCGACGGCCTGAAGCCCGCGCTGGTCACCGGGGCGGCGGTGGTCGCCCTCGCGGGAGTCGCGACGCTGTTCATCCCGACGCGGCGCCGGGCGGCACAGCTCGCGGCGGTGGCGTCCTCGGAGTCCGATGAGTCGGCCGGGTCCGCGGACTTCGACTCGGTGCTGGAGAACGCCGGTCGCTGA
- a CDS encoding UDP-N-acetylmuramate dehydrogenase, which produces MQELHDAPLAPLTTFRLGGPATRLVTAATDAEVIDVVRAADDARTPLLVVGGGSNLVIGDKGFEGTALRIATRGFELDGTRLELAAGEVWTDAVARTVEAGLAGVECLAGIPGSAGATPIQNVGAYGQEVSATITEVVAYDRTTRETVTLTNEECAFSYRHSRFKAEPDRYVVLRVRFELEDADGLSAPVKYAETARVLGVEPGDRVPLAQARETVLALRAGKGMVLDPEDHDTWSAGSFFTNPILTDAQFTAFHARVEERLGEGVEPPAYPAGEGHTKTSAAWLIDKAGFTKGYGTGPARISTKHTLALTNRGEATTADLLALAREVVAGVHDAFGVTLVNEPVTVGVSL; this is translated from the coding sequence GTGCAGGAACTCCACGACGCCCCCCTCGCCCCCCTCACCACCTTCCGGTTGGGTGGTCCCGCGACGCGGTTGGTCACCGCGGCCACCGACGCCGAGGTGATCGACGTCGTGCGCGCGGCCGATGACGCCAGGACGCCGTTGCTGGTCGTCGGTGGCGGCTCGAACCTCGTCATCGGGGACAAGGGGTTCGAGGGCACCGCCCTGCGGATCGCCACCCGCGGCTTCGAACTCGACGGTACGCGGCTGGAGTTGGCGGCCGGTGAGGTGTGGACCGACGCCGTCGCCCGCACCGTGGAGGCCGGTCTCGCCGGTGTGGAGTGCCTCGCCGGGATTCCCGGGTCGGCCGGTGCGACCCCGATCCAGAACGTGGGGGCGTACGGCCAGGAGGTCTCCGCCACCATCACCGAGGTCGTCGCCTACGACCGCACCACCCGCGAGACGGTCACCCTCACGAACGAGGAGTGCGCCTTCTCCTACCGGCACAGCCGGTTCAAGGCCGAGCCCGACCGGTATGTCGTGCTGCGCGTCCGCTTCGAACTGGAGGACGCGGACGGGCTGTCGGCGCCCGTGAAGTACGCCGAGACGGCCCGCGTCCTCGGTGTCGAGCCCGGCGACCGGGTGCCGTTGGCGCAGGCCCGGGAGACCGTTCTCGCGTTGCGTGCCGGGAAGGGCATGGTTCTCGATCCCGAGGACCATGACACCTGGTCGGCCGGTTCCTTCTTCACCAACCCGATCCTCACCGACGCGCAGTTCACCGCGTTCCACGCGCGCGTGGAGGAGCGTCTCGGCGAGGGCGTGGAGCCGCCCGCGTACCCGGCGGGGGAGGGGCACACCAAGACCTCCGCCGCCTGGCTGATCGACAAGGCCGGCTTCACCAAGGGATACGGCACCGGGCCCGCCCGGATCTCCACCAAGCACACCCTCGCCCTCACCAACCGCGGTGAGGCGACCACGGCCGACCTGCTCGCCCTCGCGCGCGAGGTCGTCGCCGGCGTCCACGACGCCTTCGGGGTCACGCTCGTCAACGAACCGGTGACCGTCGGCGTCAGCCTCTGA
- a CDS encoding NAD(P)-dependent oxidoreductase gives MKLTVFGATGGIGQEIVRQALDSGQEVTAVVRDPARLTVRGAGLEVFRADLTDPGAVRPAVAGRDAVLSGLGARSRKDAGIATRLTRTVLAAMEAEGVRRVLVVSAGPIGPAPEGAGLLDRTARGLISALLKDVYDDLREMEAALAASATDWTTVRPPRLQNKPVTGTYRTVVGGFPDKGRFIGRADVAHAMLAMTDDPRTVKQGVGLAY, from the coding sequence ATGAAGCTCACCGTTTTCGGTGCCACGGGAGGCATCGGCCAGGAGATCGTCCGCCAGGCGCTGGACTCGGGCCAAGAGGTCACGGCGGTCGTACGGGACCCGGCACGGCTGACCGTGCGGGGCGCGGGACTTGAGGTGTTCCGCGCGGACCTCACCGACCCGGGGGCGGTACGCCCGGCGGTCGCGGGCCGGGACGCGGTCCTGTCCGGGCTCGGTGCGCGCAGCCGCAAGGACGCGGGGATCGCGACCCGGCTCACGCGGACGGTCCTGGCGGCCATGGAGGCGGAGGGGGTGCGCCGGGTGCTGGTGGTGAGCGCCGGCCCGATCGGCCCGGCCCCGGAGGGCGCGGGGCTCCTGGACCGCACCGCGCGCGGGCTGATCTCGGCCCTCCTGAAGGACGTCTACGACGATCTACGGGAGATGGAGGCGGCCCTCGCCGCCAGTGCCACGGACTGGACGACCGTCCGCCCGCCACGCCTCCAGAACAAGCCGGTGACCGGCACGTACCGCACGGTCGTGGGCGGCTTTCCGGACAAGGGCCGGTTCATCGGCCGGGCCGACGTCGCCCACGCGATGCTGGCGATGACCGACGATCCCCGGACGGTGAAGCAGGGGGTGGGGCTGGCCTATTGA
- a CDS encoding TetR/AcrR family transcriptional regulator: MQQKQAPEPAAQKPARVRILDAAHALMLTVGLAKATTKEIAKAAGCSEAALYKYFASKEELFIRVLTERLPQLTPLLRSLAAEPGQHSLEDNLTEIARQAALFYEQSFPIAASLYAETQLKRRHDEALRQLGSGPHKPIEALDAYLRAEQTVGRVRPDADTFAAASLLLGACAQRAFAYEAAGTGVRPPVDEFAPRLARTLLGGISVAVDPA, encoded by the coding sequence ATGCAGCAGAAACAGGCCCCGGAGCCCGCCGCGCAGAAACCCGCCCGGGTCCGCATCCTCGACGCCGCCCACGCGTTGATGCTCACCGTCGGCCTGGCCAAGGCGACCACCAAGGAGATCGCCAAGGCCGCGGGCTGCTCCGAAGCCGCGCTCTACAAGTACTTCGCGAGCAAGGAGGAGCTCTTCATCCGCGTGCTCACGGAACGGCTGCCCCAGCTGACCCCGCTGCTGCGCAGCCTCGCCGCCGAGCCCGGACAGCACTCCCTGGAGGACAACCTCACCGAGATCGCCCGCCAGGCGGCCCTCTTCTACGAGCAGAGCTTCCCGATCGCGGCCTCCCTGTACGCCGAGACCCAGCTCAAGCGCCGCCACGACGAGGCGCTGCGGCAGCTCGGCTCGGGCCCCCACAAGCCGATCGAGGCCCTGGACGCCTATCTGCGCGCCGAACAGACCGTCGGCCGCGTCCGCCCCGACGCGGACACCTTCGCGGCCGCGTCCCTCCTCCTGGGCGCCTGCGCACAGCGCGCGTTCGCCTACGAGGCCGCGGGCACCGGCGTACGCCCGCCCGTGGACGAGTTCGCGCCACGCCTGGCCCGGACGCTGCTGGGCGGAATCTCCGTTGCCGTGGACCCCGCCTGA